The following coding sequences lie in one Pseudomonas sp. B33.4 genomic window:
- a CDS encoding site-specific DNA-methyltransferase translates to MELPTELFGLNPAHVDEGDCLLLKSDNLKALGWLLQKEHLKVDFCYIDPPYNTGSSFVYHDKRQRRDVSIWSKHHDWLAFMLPRLVATQMLLNDQGVIAVSIDDYEYPYLKILMDSVFGEINFISSLIVCRSKNGKGGKANVAVNHEYVLLYGKTQKAALRGVEDSDLERYDKEDEHGKYKIDGLFRKKGDASRREDRPNMFYPLYYSQDGQVYTKKIREDLIEVWPSDSKGIERRWLWGREKAESESWKLYASAKGVVYVKNYSSANKRIKIRSILDKQEYLNDKAAREVKLIYGEKIFETPKPIGLIKDLIDCCSPPDAVVLDYFAGTGTTAHACYLLNKEKGACRKSILVEHEFVIPDTHFAGVAGFRNTAEMTEFRLRKIKEADSEFDYVALAV, encoded by the coding sequence GTGGAGCTGCCGACGGAGTTATTTGGACTAAATCCAGCTCATGTAGATGAAGGGGATTGTTTGCTTTTGAAGTCGGACAATCTAAAAGCCTTGGGTTGGTTGTTGCAGAAAGAGCATTTAAAGGTTGATTTTTGCTACATAGATCCTCCTTATAATACGGGTAGTAGCTTTGTTTATCATGATAAAAGACAACGGCGAGATGTGAGTATCTGGTCAAAGCATCATGATTGGTTAGCGTTTATGCTACCGAGGCTAGTGGCAACGCAGATGCTCCTAAATGATCAGGGAGTAATTGCGGTTAGCATTGATGATTATGAGTATCCATATCTAAAGATTTTGATGGATTCGGTGTTTGGTGAGATAAATTTTATTTCCAGTCTGATAGTGTGTCGAAGTAAGAATGGAAAAGGCGGAAAAGCCAATGTGGCTGTTAATCATGAGTATGTACTTCTGTATGGTAAGACACAAAAGGCTGCGCTCAGAGGTGTTGAAGATTCTGATTTAGAGAGATATGACAAAGAAGATGAGCATGGGAAGTATAAGATTGATGGGCTTTTTCGTAAAAAGGGTGACGCAAGCAGGCGTGAAGATCGACCAAATATGTTTTATCCGCTGTATTATTCGCAGGACGGTCAGGTTTATACAAAAAAAATCCGAGAGGATCTTATTGAAGTGTGGCCCAGTGATTCAAAGGGTATAGAAAGGCGCTGGCTGTGGGGAAGGGAGAAGGCTGAGTCTGAAAGTTGGAAGCTTTATGCCTCTGCAAAGGGCGTAGTATATGTTAAGAACTATTCGTCTGCGAATAAGAGGATTAAAATTCGTAGTATTTTGGATAAGCAAGAATATCTGAATGATAAGGCGGCGAGAGAGGTGAAGCTTATATATGGGGAGAAGATTTTTGAAACTCCAAAGCCAATTGGTCTAATTAAGGATTTGATTGATTGTTGCTCTCCGCCTGATGCGGTGGTTCTTGATTATTTTGCTGGGACCGGCACAACTGCGCATGCTTGTTATTTGCTGAATAAAGAAAAGGGTGCTTGTCGAAAAAGTATACTTGTTGAACATGAGTTTGTTATCCCGGATACGCATTTTGCTGGTGTGGCAGGATTTAGAAATACTGCTGAAATGACCGAGTTTAGACTTCGTAAGATTAAAGAAGCCGACTCTGAATTTGATTACGTTGCGTTGGCGGTTTAA
- a CDS encoding methyl-accepting chemotaxis protein, with the protein MGVTLRDLISGIRDGVTQIASAAEELSAVTEQTSAGVNSQKVETDQVATAMHEMTATVQEVARNAEEASQAAAAADGEAREGDKVVNEAIAQIERLASEVVRSTEAMSVLQQESDKIGSVMDVIKAVAEQTNLLALNAAIEAARAGEAGRGFAVVADEVRGLAQRTQKSTEEIEGLVAGLQNGTQQVSAVMSNSRALTDSSVALTRKAGASLENITRTVSNIQSMNQQIAAAAEQQSAVAEEISRSIINVRDVSEQTAAASDETAASSVELARLGGQLQQMVSHFRV; encoded by the coding sequence ATGGGTGTGACCCTGCGTGACTTGATCAGCGGTATCCGCGACGGCGTCACCCAGATCGCCAGCGCTGCCGAAGAACTGTCCGCTGTGACCGAGCAGACCAGCGCCGGTGTGAACAGCCAGAAAGTCGAGACCGATCAGGTCGCCACCGCCATGCACGAGATGACCGCCACCGTGCAGGAAGTCGCGCGCAACGCCGAAGAAGCCTCGCAAGCGGCCGCCGCCGCTGACGGCGAAGCCCGTGAAGGCGACAAAGTGGTGAACGAGGCCATCGCGCAGATCGAGCGTCTGGCCAGCGAAGTGGTGCGTTCGACCGAAGCCATGAGCGTACTGCAACAGGAAAGCGACAAGATCGGCAGCGTCATGGACGTGATCAAAGCCGTGGCCGAACAGACCAACCTGCTGGCACTCAACGCTGCAATTGAAGCCGCGCGTGCCGGTGAAGCCGGTCGTGGTTTTGCCGTGGTTGCCGATGAAGTTCGTGGCCTGGCTCAGCGCACGCAGAAATCCACCGAAGAAATCGAAGGCCTGGTCGCCGGTCTGCAGAACGGCACCCAGCAAGTCTCGGCGGTAATGAGCAACAGCCGCGCCCTGACCGACAGCAGCGTAGCGCTGACGCGCAAGGCTGGCGCATCACTGGAAAACATCACCCGCACGGTGTCGAACATCCAGTCGATGAACCAGCAGATCGCCGCCGCTGCCGAACAGCAAAGTGCAGTGGCTGAAGAGATCAGCCGCAGCATCATCAACGTGCGCGATGTGTCGGAACAGACCGCAGCGGCGAGTGATGAGACGGCAGCGTCGAGTGTTGAACTGGCGCGTTTGGGTGGTCAATTGCAACAGATGGTCAGCCACTTCCGCGTTTGA